The Odocoileus virginianus isolate 20LAN1187 ecotype Illinois chromosome 30, Ovbor_1.2, whole genome shotgun sequence genome window below encodes:
- the STK17B gene encoding serine/threonine-protein kinase 17B — protein MLRRRFDCRSISGMLTTTPQTPIKVENFNNFYTLTSKELGRGKFAVVRQCISKSTGQEYAAKFLKKRRRGQDCRAEILHEIAVLELAKSCPHVINLHEVYENTSEIILILEYAAGGEIFNLCLPELAEMVSENDIIRLIKQILEGVHYLHQNNIVHLDLKPQNILLSSIYPLGDIKIVDFGMSRKIGNACELREIMGTPEYLAPEILNYDPITTATDMWNVGVIAYMLLTHTSPFVGEDNQETYLNISQVNVDYSEETFSSVSQLATDFIQSLLVKNPEKRPTAEICLSHSWLRQWDFGSLFHPEETSTSSQSQDHTVRSSEDKTYKPSCNGACSDREDKENIPEDSSLVSKRFRFDDSLPNPHELVSDLLC, from the exons ATGCTGAGGAGAAGATTTGATTGCCGAAGCATTTCAGGCATGCTAACTACCACTCCTCAAACTCCAATTAAAGTGGaaaactttaataatttttacaCACTTACATCTAAAGAACTGGGAAG AGGAAAATTTGCTGTGGTTAGACAATGTATATCAAAATCTACTGGACAAGAATATGCTGCAAAGTTtctgaaaaagagaagaagaggacAGGACTGTCGCGCAGAGATTCTCCATGAAATTGCAGTACTTGAATTGGCAAAATCTTGTCCCCACGTGATTAATCTTCATGAAGTCTATGAAAATACAAGTGAAATCATTTTGATATTGGAATA tgcTGCAGGTGGAGAAATTTTCAATTTGTGTTTACCTGAGTTGGCTGAAATGGTCTCTGAAAATGACATTATCAGACTCATTAAACAAATACTTGAAGGAGTTCATTACCTACATCAGAATAACATTGTACACCTTGATTTAAAG CCACAGAATATATTATTGAGCAGCATATATCCTCTTGGGGACATAAAAATTGTAGATTTTGGAATGTCTCGAAAAATAGGGAATGCATGTGAACTTCGGGAAATCATGGGAACACCAGAATACTTGG ctCCAGAAATCCTGAACTACGATCCCATTACCACAGCAACAGATATGTG gAATGTTGGTGTAATAGCATATATGTTATTAACTCACACATCGCCATTTGTGGGAGAAGATAATCAGGAAACATACCTCAATATTTCTCAAGTTAATGTAGATTATTCGGAAGAAACTTTTTCATCAGTTTCACAGCTGGCCACAGACTTCATCCAGAGCCTTTTAGTAAAAAATCCAGA GAAAAGACCGACGGCCGAAATCTGCCTTTCTCATTCCTGGCTGCGGCAGTGGGACTTTGGAAGCTTGTTTCACCCTGAAGAAACCTCCACTTCCTCTCAAAGTCAGGATCACACAGTAAGGTCCTCAGAGGACAAGACTTACAAACCGTCTTGTAATGGTGCCTGCAGTGACCGAGAGGACAAGGAGAATATCCCGGAGGACAGCAGCTTGGTGTCCAAGAGATTCCGCTTTGATGACTCACTGCCTAACCCCCACGAACTCGTGTCAGATTTGCTCTGTTAG